The Oceanicaulis alexandrii DSM 11625 DNA segment GCGGTTTGGGTCTTATTTACGCCGTAGAGGGACAGTCTTTATTGGCGGGTGAGCCTGTCGGCGCCATGTCAGACCGTGCAAATCCGCCGCCAATGCTCTATCTGGAGATAAGACGCAGCACTGACGAAGCTGCTGACCCTGAGGATTGGCTTCGGCCCGAATTTCGCAGAGGCTAACACCTCGACCGCCGCGCTCTAAGGAAGACCACCATGCGTCTGCACATTATTGCTTCAGCTGTTCTGTTCGGCATCGGCGCCGCCACCCTGGCCGTGTCCGCCGAAGGCGAAGACACCAACAGCCGCGAAGCCACCTTCCGGCAGCTGGAATTGTTTGGCGATGTGCTGAGCCGGATCGAAGCCGATTATGTGACCGAGCCTGACAAGGCCGAACTGATCGAGAGCGCGATTGACGGCATGATGCAGGCGCTCGACCCGCATTCGAGCTATCTGTCTCCCGACGACTTTCAGGACATGCAGGTCACCACGAGCGGCGAATATGGCGGCGTCGGCATCGAGGTCACCATTCGCGACGACCTGATCACCATCATCTCTCCCATCGCCGAGACGCCGGGCGAACGCGCTGGTCTTGAGCCCAACGATCAGATCATCGCTGTGGACGGCGAGAGCATGATCGGCGCGAGCATGGATGACGCGGTCGAGCGCATGCGCGGCCTGGCCGGTGATCCGGTCGTGCTGACCATCCTGCGCGAAGGGGAAGAGGACCCGTTTGACGTGACGGTCGTCCGTGACCTCATTGAGGTCCGCGCTGCTTACTGGCGGATGGAAGAAGGCGACACGCCCTATCTGCGCATCACCACGTTTAACGAGAACACGACCGCCAACGCCATCGCCGGGCTCAACGATCTGACCGAAGCCTATGGCGGTCCGCTGCCGGGCCTGATCCTGGATCTGCGCTCCAATCCGGGCGGCCTGCTGGATCAGTCGGTGACGGTGTCCTCATTGTTTCTGGATGGCGGCGAAGTGGTCTCCACCCGTGGCCGCGATCCGCGCGACACCCGCCGCTATAACGCCGAGCTGGGCGACATGCTCAACGGCGCGCCGATCGTTGTGCTGATCAATTCAGGCTCCGCCTCGGCCTCTGAAATCGTCACCGGCGCGCTGCAGGACCGTGAGCGCGCGACAATCGTCGGCATGACCAGCTTCGGCAAAGGCTCGATGCAGACCGTGGTGCCTCTGCGTGGCGGCCGTGACGGCGCCTTGCGCCTGACCACCGCGCGCTATTACACGCCGGCGGGTCGCACCATTCAGGCGACCGGCATCGCACCCGACATCGCCATCGCGCCGCGCCGTGTGGAGCAGGAAGAGGTGGAGGGTGTGAACACCTACGCTGAAGCCAGTCTTCGCAACGCACTGGAAAACGAGACCGGCGCCGAGCGTGAAGAGCTGGAAAACGAGCTGTCTCACACCGAAATGCCGCCCGAAGACTGGGAAGCCGGCGAAGATTACCAGCTGTATCGCGCCATCGAGATCCTGAACGCCATGATGAGCCGCGATCAGGCCCAGCTGCAATAATCAACGCAGCCTCAGAGCGGCTTCGTTAACGCTTCTTTACCGCAACCTCACGCAGGGTCGGGGCGAATCGCCCCGTACCGGCGTTGAGCAAGCGGCACGCGCATATGGCCCGACTGCAATCTGATCGCTTTCCTCTCAAAGCCCCGCTCCTGGCGGGGCTCGGGGTTGCGGCTGCGCTGATCGCAGGCGTCGCCGCCCTGACCTGGCTGGCCGGCGGCCCCGCCCCGACCGTCAGCGCCAGCACCGACATCAACGGACAACCCGCCGTTCTGGCGTCTGCCGAAATTGAAGGCGGGCATGGGGATGGTCCTGTCCCCTTCAGCAACGCCCAGACTGAAGACGTCAGCCTGCCAGGCGTGCGAGACACCGCGGACGCCCTGAGCACGCAAGAGTCCGCCAACGCGTCCCGCCCTGCCGAGCCCGTTGCGCCCCCGGCTCCGCTTGAAGGTTTCTATGAGAACGGCCCAGGCGGTCCCCTGCCGGTCATCAGCGCCAGCGGCGTTCGCCCAGATCAGGCCTACGCCATGGATTTTGACGGCGCAGCAGACATTCCCACGGTCTCGATCATCGTGGGCGGGCTGGGCCTGTCTGAAAACCTGACCGCGCGCGCTATCGAGGAGCTGCCCGCCGAGGTGACGCTCAGCTTCGCGCCCTATGCCGACAATCTTCAAACCTGGATCAATCGCGCCCGCGCCGATGGTCATGAAGTGTTGCTCGAACTGCCCATGGAGCCGTTCGACTATCCCAATAACGATCCCGGCCCCCACACGCTGTTGGTGGAGGCGAGCCCCACAGAGAATTCCCGCCGCCTGACCTGGCTCTTGTCTCGCACGGCGGGTTATGTGGGTGTCGCCAATTATCTCGGCGCGCGTCTCGGGGCCGCAGAAGGGCCTCTGACAGAGGTCTTCACAGCGCTGGAAGACCGAGGCCTCAGCATTTTCCATGACGGCGCAGGACGCCGCGCCATCCTGAACCAGGCGGGCCAGCTAGCTCGAGCGCGTCTGACCCTTGCGGACCGGGTGGTGGACTCAGACCCGACCCCGCGCGCCATAGACGGACGCCTTCTGGAGCTTGAAGCGCTCGCCCTGCAAAACGGGACCGCCCTGGGATCAGGCTTCGCCTATCCCGCCACAGTGGACACGGTGGCGGCCTGGGCCGAGGGGCTTGAAGGCCGCGGCTATCAGCTGGCCCCCGCGAGCTTTCTGATGCAGATCCGCAATCCGGTCGAGGCCAGCAGCCCGGCTCCCACCGAAGCCAACGGCGCGGCGACCGAACATGCAGACCCGCACGGGGACACGCACTGATCATGAGCGCCGCTTATCCCGAGCACCGCCCCAATGTGGGCCTCGTCCTGTTCAATGCTGAGGGCAAGGTCTGGCTGGGCAAGCGCTATGGCGCGGACGAGCCCTGGTGCTGGCAATTTCCCCAGGGCGGCATGGATGAGGGCGAGACCGCCGAAGAAGCCGGTTTGCGCGAGCTTTATGAAGAGACGGGGGTCACCACCGACCTCATAGAGCCGCTGGGCAACATCGATGACTGGCTCACCTATGACTTCCCGCCCGAGGTTCTGGCGCAGCGTAAAAAGAACCGATGGCGGGGGCAGAAACAGCGCTGGTTCGCCTATCGCTATCTGGGAACGGACGCCGAGTTTGATCTGAAGGCCGTCCCGCCGCAGGAATTCTCCGAATTTCGCTGGGTTTCGCTCGAAACCACGCCTCAGCTGATCATACCCTGGAAACGGGAAGTCTATGAGCGGGTGGCGGACGCGTTCGCCGCATTCAGCGCCTAGCGCTCCGCCGCCAGTTCCACGACACGCACGGAATTCCCGCGCCGGAACAGACCGAACGAGACGTTGACGGTGTTGTGGACCACAGTGCGGCCCTCGGCCCGCAAGCGCGCCTCTGCCTCTCGCACCACGCGCAGATTGTCGTTCCAGGCGCCCATGACGCAGACCGTCTCGCCATCACGCCGGCCCGTCCAGAGAGACAGGCCCTCGGCGTGAGGCAGGACCAAGGCTTGCTCGGACACCGTGATGTCCCGCCCGTCCACAGGGAAATCAAAGCCCGCCAGCGTCACGCCGATCTCTTCGGCGGCGCCCTCAAGACCCTGAGGGCCCAACGCGGTCTCACACAGCGCGATCATCTGGTTAGACAGTGCATTCGGGTCTGCATCCTGGATCGCCCAGGCCGGCGCGCTGAACGCAGTGAGCGCCAGTGCAGCGAAAGACAGGCAAGCAGAACGCGTCATCATCAGTCCTCTAAAAGAAAAAACCCTGCGCACAGTGTGCACAGGGTTCCCAAAGCCTCTAATGACAAGGCTTCACTCTTTAGTGAGACAGCTCGCTCAGCAGCGCCTGGAACTTCTCGATGCGGGCTTCGGCCTCGTGACGCTCTTCGTCATTGCGCGCCTGGCCCAGATCTTCCCGCGCTTCGGTCAGCGATTTGGAGACGTCCTCGGCATTTACGTCGGCGAGGTCGATCGCTTCTTCGGCCAGAATGGTCAGGCCGTTCGCGGTGACTTCCGCAAAACCGCCGCGGATGAAGGTGCGGGTGACGTCAGACCCGGAATGGACCGCGATCGCGCCGGTGCGGATGGTCGACATGAAGGGCGCGTGGTTCGCCAGCACGCCAAAGTCGCCTTCGGTTCCCGGAACCACGACCATGTCCACCTCGCCCGCGAACACGCGGCGTTCAGGGGACACCAGGTCAAAGTGCAGCTTGTCAGCCATGGGCCGATCCTTGCGTCAAATACGCTCGCCCGAAAGCGAGCTGGTCGCTGGCGCATCCAAGACGACGCGCCAGCTGAACAGTCTTACGCGGCGTCAGCGGCCAGTTTCTCGGCCTTTTTGACGGCGTCTTCGATGGTGCCGACCATGTAGAAGGCCGGTTCCGGCAGGTGATCGTAATCGCCGTCGCACAGGCCTTTGAAGCCTTTGACGGTGTCTTCGATCGGCACCTGGATGCCCGGGGAGCCGGTGAAGACTTCAGCCACGTCGAACGGCTGGGACAGGAAGCGCTCGATCTTACGCGCGCGCGCCACGACCAGCTTGTCCTCTTCAGACAGCTCGTCCATGCCCAGGATGGCGATGATGTCTTGCAGAGCCTTGTAGCGCTGCAGGATTTCCTGCACGCGGCGAGCGGTCTGATAGTGCTCTTCGCCGACGATGCGCGGCTCGAGGATCCGCGAGGTGGAGTCCAGCGGGTCCACAGCCGGGTAGATGCCCTTTTCAGCGATCGAGCGGTTCAGAACCGTGGTCGCGTCCAGGTGGGCGAAGGTGGTGGCCGGAGCCGGGTCAGTCAGGTCATCGGCCGGCACGTACACAGCCTGCACCGAGGTGATGGACCCCTTCTTGGTGGAGGTGATGCGTTCCTGCAGCGCGCCCATGTCGGTGGACAGGGTCGGCTGATAGCCCACGGCGGACGGAATGCGGCCCAGCAGCGCGGACACTTCAGCGCCGGCCTGGGTGAAGCGGAAGATGTTGTCCACGAAGAACAGCACGTCCTTGCCTTCCTCATCGCGGAAATATTCCGCCTGAGCGAGGCCGGACAGCGCCACGCGCGCACGTGCGCCCGGCGGTTCATTCATCTGGCCGAAGACCAGCGCGCAACGCGAGCCTTCTGCAGAGCCGTTGTTTTCCTTCGGATCCACGTTCACGCCGGATTCGATCATCTCGTAATACAGATCGTTGCCTTCGCGGGTCCGCTCGCCGACGCCGGCGAACACGGAATAGCCGCCGAACAGCTTGGCGATGTTGTTGATCAGTTCCTGGATCAGCACCGTCTTGCCGACGCCTGCGCCGCCGAACAGGCCGATCTTGCCGCCCTTGGCGTAGGGGCACAGCAGGTCGACGACCTTGATGCCGGTCGGCAGGATTTCAGCCTCGGTGGACTGCTCTTCAAACGCCGGAGCCGAACGGTGGATCGGCGCCATCATGGCGGCGTCCACAGCGCCGGCTTCGTCGATCGGCTCACCGGTGACGCTCATGATGCGGCCCAGCGTGCCCGGACCAACCGGAACCATGATCGGGGAGCCGGTGTCGGTGACTTCCGAACCGCGCTTCAGACCCTCGGTGGCGTCCATGGCGATCGTACGCACCACGTTCTCGCCCAGATGGGCCGCCACTTCCAGAACCAGCTTCTGGTCACCATTTTTGGTTTCCAGAGCGTTCAGGATTTCCGGAAGACCGCCTTCGAACTCTACGTCCACGACGGCGCCGGTCACCTGCGCGATACGGCCTTTGAGCTTGCTCATCGTCTCAGCCTCTTTTCCAAACCTTGCAAGGCGCCGCGCCCGGTCGCCTGTCGTTTAAACCGTGGTGCGCTACACCGCCTCGGCGCCGGAGATGATCTCGATCAACTCCTTGGTGATTTTCGCCTGGCGGGAGCGGTTGTATTGCAGATTAAGCTTGTCGATCAGCTCGCCGGCGTTGCGGGTCGCAGAATCCATGGCCGCCATCTTGGCGCCCATTTCACCCGCGGCGTTTTCCAGCAGCGCCGAGAGAATGACCGTGTCCACATAACGCGGCAGCAGAACCTCGAGGATGCTTTCCTCGTCGGGCTCATAGCTGTAGATCGCGCCTTTGAGATCAGGACGTTCAACAGTGTCGTCAATGGCGTCACGCGCCGGGATCAGGACCTGAGCGCGGGGCTTCTGGCTGATCACCGAAACGAATTCAGAGCTGATGACTTCACAGACATCAAACTCGCCCGCCTCGAACAGGGTGCGGATCTTGTCGCCGACCATCGCCGCCGTGGAGCCGTCGATCTTCTTCACATCTTTAAGCTCGATGCGATCAACGATCTTGTCGGCGTGCAGGCGCTTGAGGGCTTCATAGCCCTTCTTGCCGACGGTCAGGACCTTGACCGTCTTGCCTGCGCTGATCAGCGCCGAAATGCGCTCACGCGCCAGGCGCGCAATATTGGTGTTGAAGCCGCCGCACAGGCCGCGGTCCGCCGAGGCGACGACGAGCAGATGGACATCGTCCTTGCCCGTGCCGACCAGCAGACGCGGCGCGTCCGGGCCTTCCATGGCCGATGACAGATTGGCCATCACCGCCGCCATACGCTCGGCGTACGGACGTGCAGCTTCCGCCGCCTCCTGCGCCTTGCGCAGCTTGGCCGCGGCGACCATTTGCATCGCCTTGGTGATCTTCTTGGTCGATTCGACCGAGTTGATCCGGTTTTTCAGCTCTTTAAGGCTGGCCATTATTCGTCCTCAGCCCAAACGCGTGGTCCTGACAGATTAAACCTTCCAGGACGTGGGACAGGTTGGGCGCGCCGAAGCGCGCCCGCCCTTATGCGAAGTTCGCCGTGAAAGTCTGCAGCGTCGCTTTCAGCGCCGCTTCGGACTCGTCAGACAGCTTTTTGGTGTCGCGGATCGCCGCCAGAAGATCGGCTTTCTCTGCGTGCAGGTGACGCAGCAGCTCTTCTTCATAACGACCGATCGCGGACACTTTGATCTTGTCCAGATAACCGCGGGTGCCGGCGTACATGACGCAGGCCTGCTCTTCCATGGACAGCGGGCTGAACTGAGGCTGCTTGAGCAGCTCGGTCAGGCGCGCGCCGCGGGCGAGCAGTTGCTGGGTGGCCGCGTCCAGGTCGGAACCGAACTGGGCGAAGGCCGCCATTTCGCGATACTGAGCGAGTTCGCCCTTGATCTTGCCGGCCGCGACCTTGGTGGCCTTGGTCTGAGCGGCGGAGCCCACGCGGGACACCGACAGACCCACGTTCACAGCCGGGCGGATGCCCTGGTAGAACAGGTCGGTTTCCAGGAAGATCTGACCGTCGGTGATCGAGATCACGTTGGTCGGAATGTAGGCGGACACGTCATTGGCCTGGGTTTCGATGATCGGCAGAGCCGTCAGCGAGCCGGAGCCATGGTTTTCGTTGAGCTTCGCCGCGCGCTCCAGCAGACGGGAGTGCAGGTAGAACACGTCGCCCGGATACGCTTCGCGGCCCGGCGGGCGGCGCAGCAGCAGCGACATCTGGCGGTACGCTACAGCCTGCTTGGACAGGTCATCATAGATGATCAGGCCGTGCATGCCGTTATCGCGGAAATATTCGCCCATGGCGCAGCCGGTGAACGGCGCCAGGAACTGCATCGGCGCCGGGTCGGACGCGGTCGCGGCCACCA contains these protein-coding regions:
- a CDS encoding F0F1 ATP synthase subunit gamma, with translation MASLKELKNRINSVESTKKITKAMQMVAAAKLRKAQEAAEAARPYAERMAAVMANLSSAMEGPDAPRLLVGTGKDDVHLLVVASADRGLCGGFNTNIARLARERISALISAGKTVKVLTVGKKGYEALKRLHADKIVDRIELKDVKKIDGSTAAMVGDKIRTLFEAGEFDVCEVISSEFVSVISQKPRAQVLIPARDAIDDTVERPDLKGAIYSYEPDEESILEVLLPRYVDTVILSALLENAAGEMGAKMAAMDSATRNAGELIDKLNLQYNRSRQAKITKELIEIISGAEAV
- a CDS encoding RNA pyrophosphohydrolase — protein: MMSAAYPEHRPNVGLVLFNAEGKVWLGKRYGADEPWCWQFPQGGMDEGETAEEAGLRELYEETGVTTDLIEPLGNIDDWLTYDFPPEVLAQRKKNRWRGQKQRWFAYRYLGTDAEFDLKAVPPQEFSEFRWVSLETTPQLIIPWKREVYERVADAFAAFSA
- a CDS encoding S41 family peptidase → MRLHIIASAVLFGIGAATLAVSAEGEDTNSREATFRQLELFGDVLSRIEADYVTEPDKAELIESAIDGMMQALDPHSSYLSPDDFQDMQVTTSGEYGGVGIEVTIRDDLITIISPIAETPGERAGLEPNDQIIAVDGESMIGASMDDAVERMRGLAGDPVVLTILREGEEDPFDVTVVRDLIEVRAAYWRMEEGDTPYLRITTFNENTTANAIAGLNDLTEAYGGPLPGLILDLRSNPGGLLDQSVTVSSLFLDGGEVVSTRGRDPRDTRRYNAELGDMLNGAPIVVLINSGSASASEIVTGALQDRERATIVGMTSFGKGSMQTVVPLRGGRDGALRLTTARYYTPAGRTIQATGIAPDIAIAPRRVEQEEVEGVNTYAEASLRNALENETGAEREELENELSHTEMPPEDWEAGEDYQLYRAIEILNAMMSRDQAQLQ
- a CDS encoding F0F1 ATP synthase subunit epsilon encodes the protein MADKLHFDLVSPERRVFAGEVDMVVVPGTEGDFGVLANHAPFMSTIRTGAIAVHSGSDVTRTFIRGGFAEVTANGLTILAEEAIDLADVNAEDVSKSLTEAREDLGQARNDEERHEAEARIEKFQALLSELSH
- a CDS encoding divergent polysaccharide deacetylase family protein, which translates into the protein MARLQSDRFPLKAPLLAGLGVAAALIAGVAALTWLAGGPAPTVSASTDINGQPAVLASAEIEGGHGDGPVPFSNAQTEDVSLPGVRDTADALSTQESANASRPAEPVAPPAPLEGFYENGPGGPLPVISASGVRPDQAYAMDFDGAADIPTVSIIVGGLGLSENLTARAIEELPAEVTLSFAPYADNLQTWINRARADGHEVLLELPMEPFDYPNNDPGPHTLLVEASPTENSRRLTWLLSRTAGYVGVANYLGARLGAAEGPLTEVFTALEDRGLSIFHDGAGRRAILNQAGQLARARLTLADRVVDSDPTPRAIDGRLLELEALALQNGTALGSGFAYPATVDTVAAWAEGLEGRGYQLAPASFLMQIRNPVEASSPAPTEANGAATEHADPHGDTH
- the atpA gene encoding F0F1 ATP synthase subunit alpha — its product is MDIRAAEISAILKEQIKNFGAEANVSDVGQVLSVGDGIARVYGLDEVQAGELVEFPGGVKGMALNLERDNVGCVIFGDDRGIKEGDTVKRLGSIVDTPVGKGLLGRVVNALGEPIDGKGPIDAAERRIVDVKAPGILPRKSVHEPMATGIKAIDSMIPVGRGQRELIIGDRQTGKTAIAIDTILNQKQLNQGDDESQKLYCVYVVVGQKRSTVAQVVKTLEENGAMEYSIVVAATASDPAPMQFLAPFTGCAMGEYFRDNGMHGLIIYDDLSKQAVAYRQMSLLLRRPPGREAYPGDVFYLHSRLLERAAKLNENHGSGSLTALPIIETQANDVSAYIPTNVISITDGQIFLETDLFYQGIRPAVNVGLSVSRVGSAAQTKATKVAAGKIKGELAQYREMAAFAQFGSDLDAATQQLLARGARLTELLKQPQFSPLSMEEQACVMYAGTRGYLDKIKVSAIGRYEEELLRHLHAEKADLLAAIRDTKKLSDESEAALKATLQTFTANFA
- the atpD gene encoding F0F1 ATP synthase subunit beta, translating into MSKLKGRIAQVTGAVVDVEFEGGLPEILNALETKNGDQKLVLEVAAHLGENVVRTIAMDATEGLKRGSEVTDTGSPIMVPVGPGTLGRIMSVTGEPIDEAGAVDAAMMAPIHRSAPAFEEQSTEAEILPTGIKVVDLLCPYAKGGKIGLFGGAGVGKTVLIQELINNIAKLFGGYSVFAGVGERTREGNDLYYEMIESGVNVDPKENNGSAEGSRCALVFGQMNEPPGARARVALSGLAQAEYFRDEEGKDVLFFVDNIFRFTQAGAEVSALLGRIPSAVGYQPTLSTDMGALQERITSTKKGSITSVQAVYVPADDLTDPAPATTFAHLDATTVLNRSIAEKGIYPAVDPLDSTSRILEPRIVGEEHYQTARRVQEILQRYKALQDIIAILGMDELSEEDKLVVARARKIERFLSQPFDVAEVFTGSPGIQVPIEDTVKGFKGLCDGDYDHLPEPAFYMVGTIEDAVKKAEKLAADAA